Proteins co-encoded in one Bacillus infantis NRRL B-14911 genomic window:
- a CDS encoding YuiB family protein — protein MQMTIFVLPISMLLFFVLFFGIGFILNMLLRMSWIMAIIYPIIAILIVDQVRFIEYFTNSGEAFPELGRLLSELAMADVLILSSGMAGAVAAGITIKLLRSKGYRMF, from the coding sequence GTGCAGATGACTATTTTTGTGTTGCCAATTTCAATGCTGCTATTTTTCGTTTTATTTTTTGGAATCGGTTTTATATTGAATATGCTGCTTAGAATGTCCTGGATCATGGCCATTATTTATCCAATCATCGCTATCCTGATTGTTGACCAGGTCCGTTTCATAGAATATTTCACCAACAGCGGTGAAGCATTTCCTGAGCTGGGAAGGCTTTTGTCAGAGCTCGCCATGGCTGATGTCCTGATTTTAAGCAGCGGGATGGCTGGTGCTGTTGCAGCCGGTATTACTATTAAACTGCTGAGAAGCAAAGGCTACAGAATGTTTTAA
- a CDS encoding YuiA family protein: MAAMTYETKECDYCSGKGYFQLLLGGSETCTCCNGSGKKKG; the protein is encoded by the coding sequence ATGGCAGCAATGACTTATGAAACCAAAGAATGCGACTATTGTTCAGGGAAGGGCTATTTCCAGCTTTTATTAGGCGGCTCTGAAACATGCACCTGCTGCAACGGTTCCGGCAAAAAGAAAGGATAA
- a CDS encoding NUDIX domain-containing protein — protein MESKRGKVWLAVSGLVISPEGKWLLVKKKYGGLKGKWSLPAGFVNPGETADEAAVREVKEETGIASRPVGMIGLRTGVIRGEVSDNMILFLMAPEKGQSITVQESELMDVQFMDPGEAAVHEDASILLKYLTELNEGAAKQLIDGVNPGDHFGYSAYKLFL, from the coding sequence ATGGAGAGCAAACGAGGCAAAGTGTGGCTTGCTGTTTCAGGCCTGGTTATTTCACCGGAGGGAAAGTGGCTTTTAGTTAAGAAAAAATACGGCGGGCTGAAGGGCAAATGGTCGCTGCCTGCAGGCTTTGTTAATCCAGGGGAGACTGCCGATGAAGCAGCTGTAAGGGAAGTAAAGGAAGAAACGGGCATTGCAAGCAGGCCGGTCGGCATGATAGGGCTGAGGACTGGTGTGATCCGCGGCGAGGTCAGCGACAATATGATCCTTTTTCTTATGGCGCCTGAAAAAGGCCAAAGCATCACTGTCCAGGAAAGCGAGCTGATGGATGTGCAGTTTATGGACCCTGGAGAAGCAGCGGTCCATGAAGATGCCTCGATCCTCCTCAAGTATTTGACAGAACTTAATGAAGGGGCTGCCAAACAGCTGATAGACGGCGTAAACCCTGGCGACCACTTCGGATACTCCGCATATAAACTATTTTTATAA
- a CDS encoding NAD(P)/FAD-dependent oxidoreductase translates to MKKPKIVILGAGYGGLMVATRLQKQVGVNEAEIVLVNKNDYHYETTWLHEASAGTLHHDRVRYDVKNVIDRNKIEFVQGTAVEIKTEEKKVILEEGEVTYDYLVVSLGAEPETFGIKGLDVHAFSIINVNAARQIREHIEYQFATYNTEEEKKDERLTIVVGGAGFTGIEFLGELANRVPELCKEYDVDYSKVKIICVEAAPTVLPGFDPELVNYAVSHLEKKGVQFLIGTAIKECNEDGITVGKGDEEVEHIKAGTVVWAAGVRGNSIIENSGIEAMRGRVKVQPDLRVPGHEDLFIIGDCSLIINEEINRPYPPTAQIAMQQGEVCARNIVALIRNKGELETFTPDIKGTVCSLGEDDAIGVAFGKKLVGSKASFMKKMIDNRALFMIGGPGLVLKKGKFNIF, encoded by the coding sequence TTGAAAAAGCCAAAAATAGTAATTCTAGGTGCCGGCTACGGCGGATTGATGGTGGCAACACGTTTGCAAAAGCAGGTTGGAGTGAATGAAGCAGAAATCGTATTAGTGAACAAGAATGACTATCACTATGAAACGACTTGGCTGCACGAAGCTTCTGCAGGTACTCTTCATCACGATCGAGTTCGCTATGATGTTAAAAATGTCATTGACCGAAACAAAATCGAATTTGTCCAGGGTACTGCTGTTGAAATTAAAACTGAAGAAAAGAAGGTCATCCTCGAGGAAGGCGAAGTAACCTATGACTACTTGGTCGTTTCACTTGGTGCTGAGCCGGAAACATTCGGCATCAAAGGCCTGGATGTACATGCTTTCTCTATTATAAATGTGAATGCTGCAAGACAGATCCGCGAGCATATTGAATATCAATTTGCCACTTACAATACTGAAGAAGAGAAAAAGGATGAAAGGCTGACAATTGTAGTCGGAGGCGCCGGCTTCACAGGCATTGAATTCCTTGGCGAGCTGGCAAACAGAGTGCCTGAGCTGTGCAAGGAATATGATGTGGACTACAGCAAGGTTAAGATCATCTGTGTTGAAGCTGCTCCTACGGTCCTTCCTGGCTTTGACCCTGAGCTTGTCAACTATGCAGTCTCCCACCTGGAGAAAAAGGGTGTTCAATTCCTGATTGGCACTGCCATCAAAGAATGCAATGAAGATGGAATCACGGTCGGAAAAGGCGACGAAGAAGTTGAGCACATCAAAGCAGGCACTGTCGTCTGGGCTGCAGGTGTTCGCGGCAACTCCATCATCGAAAATTCCGGCATTGAAGCGATGCGCGGACGCGTAAAGGTTCAGCCTGACCTAAGGGTTCCTGGCCATGAAGATCTATTCATCATCGGCGACTGCTCATTGATCATCAATGAAGAAATCAACCGTCCTTATCCTCCTACTGCCCAAATCGCCATGCAGCAGGGAGAGGTATGCGCGCGCAATATCGTTGCACTGATCCGCAACAAGGGTGAGCTTGAGACCTTCACTCCTGATATCAAAGGTACAGTATGTTCATTGGGCGAAGACGATGCCATTGGTGTGGCTTTCGGCAAGAAATTGGTAGGATCAAAGGCTTCCTTCATGAAGAAGATGATCGACAACCGTGCCCTCTTCATGATTGGCGGACCTGGACTTGTCCTGAAAAAAGGCAAATTCAATATCTTTTAA
- a CDS encoding NAD(P)/FAD-dependent oxidoreductase, with amino-acid sequence MKEDQTIYDITIIGGGPVGLFTAFYGGMRQASVKIIESLPQLGGQLSALYPEKYIYDVAGFPKVRAQELVDNLKEQMKKFEPTVSLEQSVEKLEKQPDGIFKLTTNSEIHYTKTVIITAGNGAFQPRRLELDSAPQYEGKNLHYFIDDLNHFSGKKVVVFGGGDSAVDWALMLEPIAENVKIIHRRDKFRAHEHSVENLHNSKVEIKTPFVPAELIGNEEGISQVIIQDAKGEEKEAIDVDAVIVNYGFVSSLGPIKEWGLEIEKNNIVVNSKMETNIPGIYAAGDICTYDGKVKLIASGFGEAPTAVNNAKALIDPKARVQPLHSTSMFDK; translated from the coding sequence GTGAAGGAAGATCAGACAATCTATGATATAACGATTATCGGCGGAGGGCCTGTCGGGCTGTTCACTGCTTTTTACGGCGGCATGAGGCAGGCCTCTGTTAAAATAATTGAAAGCCTTCCCCAGCTTGGCGGGCAGCTGTCAGCTCTTTATCCGGAGAAATACATATATGATGTAGCCGGTTTCCCGAAAGTGCGGGCACAGGAGCTCGTCGATAATTTGAAAGAGCAGATGAAGAAATTCGAACCTACGGTATCGCTTGAGCAGTCGGTTGAAAAGCTTGAAAAACAGCCGGACGGCATTTTCAAGCTAACCACCAACAGCGAAATCCACTATACAAAGACGGTCATCATCACGGCCGGAAATGGCGCATTCCAGCCGCGCCGCCTTGAGCTTGACTCGGCTCCGCAATATGAAGGCAAGAACCTGCACTACTTCATTGATGACCTGAATCATTTCTCCGGGAAGAAAGTGGTTGTATTCGGAGGAGGCGATTCAGCAGTAGACTGGGCCTTGATGCTTGAGCCTATCGCAGAGAACGTAAAGATCATCCACCGCCGCGACAAGTTCCGCGCCCACGAGCACAGTGTAGAAAACCTTCACAATTCCAAGGTTGAAATCAAGACTCCGTTTGTTCCTGCCGAACTGATCGGCAATGAGGAGGGCATTTCCCAGGTGATCATCCAGGATGCCAAAGGGGAAGAAAAAGAAGCCATCGATGTTGATGCCGTCATCGTCAACTACGGCTTTGTTTCATCGCTTGGCCCGATCAAAGAGTGGGGCCTGGAAATTGAAAAAAATAATATTGTCGTCAACAGCAAAATGGAGACAAATATCCCGGGCATTTACGCAGCCGGCGATATTTGCACCTATGACGGCAAAGTGAAGCTGATTGCTTCCGGTTTCGGAGAAGCGCCGACTGCAGTGAACAATGCTAAGGCCCTTATTGATCCTAAAGCACGGGTGCAGCCTCTGCACAGCACGTCCATGTTTGATAAATAA
- a CDS encoding HesB/IscA family protein, whose protein sequence is MENQIVEITEAAAFQIKDMMKQNEEENAFLRVAVKGGGCSGLSYGMGFAHEVEENDAQFELHGLQILVSKEDAAILNGTKIDYKQSMMGGGFTIDNPNAIASCGCGSSFRTAKNAGTPENC, encoded by the coding sequence ATGGAAAACCAAATTGTTGAAATTACTGAAGCTGCGGCTTTTCAAATTAAAGATATGATGAAGCAAAATGAAGAGGAAAATGCATTCCTGCGTGTTGCAGTAAAAGGCGGGGGCTGCAGCGGGTTGTCATACGGCATGGGCTTTGCGCATGAAGTTGAAGAAAACGATGCCCAGTTCGAGCTCCATGGCCTGCAAATCCTTGTAAGCAAGGAAGATGCTGCCATCCTTAACGGCACAAAGATCGACTATAAGCAATCCATGATGGGCGGCGGATTCACGATCGACAACCCTAATGCCATTGCTTCCTGCGGCTGCGGTTCTTCGTTTAGAACGGCCAAGAATGCAGGGACACCTGAAAATTGCTGA
- a CDS encoding DUF2225 domain-containing protein yields the protein MAILEPLYEKSCSCPVCKNNFTSQKVRSRFVKVKGYDTDFLPFYDSDESNPIFYYIQVCPQCGFSFSEEFSPYFPPGSKEQIDEKITSQWKPRDFGRKRSRNEAIQTYKLAVYSALLKKEKHVSIAGLYMRLAWLYRNGGDKTQEQRFMKLAAHEYVESYSSGDYQGTQISETRLLYLIAELSRKTGSDGQAIKFFSKVIEQQSRSLEPGIIDMARERWHEMRESRRQTC from the coding sequence TTGGCCATACTGGAGCCATTGTATGAAAAAAGCTGCAGCTGCCCTGTATGCAAGAACAACTTTACAAGCCAGAAGGTTCGTTCCCGCTTCGTAAAAGTCAAAGGCTATGACACTGATTTTCTTCCTTTTTATGACTCAGATGAAAGCAATCCGATATTCTATTATATACAAGTATGTCCTCAATGCGGCTTTTCGTTTTCCGAGGAATTCAGCCCATATTTCCCCCCGGGTTCAAAGGAACAGATCGATGAAAAGATCACGAGCCAATGGAAGCCCAGGGACTTCGGCAGGAAGAGGAGCAGGAATGAAGCAATCCAGACATACAAGCTGGCTGTCTACTCAGCACTTTTGAAGAAGGAAAAGCATGTGTCCATCGCGGGATTGTATATGCGGCTTGCCTGGCTGTACAGAAATGGCGGCGATAAGACACAGGAACAGCGCTTTATGAAATTGGCTGCCCATGAATATGTGGAATCCTATTCAAGCGGTGATTACCAGGGCACGCAGATTTCTGAAACCAGACTTCTATACCTCATTGCAGAACTTTCAAGGAAAACAGGCAGCGATGGGCAGGCAATCAAGTTTTTCTCCAAGGTAATCGAACAGCAAAGCCGTTCGCTTGAGCCGGGGATCATTGATATGGCAAGAGAACGCTGGCATGAAATGAGGGAAAGCAGAAGGCAGACCTGCTGA
- a CDS encoding YuzB family protein yields the protein MIQPIIEFCISNLASGAQKALEILEKDPDLDVIEYGCLGYCGKCASSLYALVNGEVVTGETPEELVENIYQFLDENPMF from the coding sequence GTGATTCAGCCAATCATAGAATTTTGCATCAGCAACCTGGCAAGCGGTGCGCAGAAGGCCCTGGAAATCCTTGAAAAGGACCCGGATCTGGATGTGATTGAGTATGGCTGCCTTGGGTACTGCGGAAAATGTGCAAGCTCTTTATATGCCCTGGTGAACGGTGAGGTTGTAACAGGAGAGACGCCGGAGGAACTGGTGGAAAACATATATCAATTCCTGGATGAAAATCCGATGTTTTAA
- a CDS encoding NAD(P)/FAD-dependent oxidoreductase has protein sequence MKNLVILGGGYGGMRALARLLPNSLPEDTSITLIDRVPYHCLKTEYYALAAGTISDQHVRVAFPEHPRLKIKYGEISGIDLEKQQVNLANETPVSYDDLIIGLGCEDKYHNVPGADVHTYSIQTIEKSRRTYETLNNLSPGSVVAIVGAGLSGVELASELNESRPDLKVKLFDRGNHILSAFPERLSTYVENWFDNHGVEIINNSNITRVEENILYNHDEPLQCDAIVWTAGIQPSKVVRDLPVEKDAQGRVVLTKHHNIPGNEHVYVVGDCASLPHAPSAQLAEGQAEQIVQILLKRWKGEELPESLPVIKLKGVLGSLGKKHGFGLVAERPITGRVARLLKSGILWMYKYHNG, from the coding sequence ATGAAAAATCTTGTCATACTTGGCGGAGGATATGGCGGCATGAGAGCTCTTGCCCGTCTGCTGCCAAACTCATTGCCGGAAGATACAAGCATTACACTGATTGACCGGGTACCTTACCACTGCCTTAAAACTGAATATTATGCACTAGCAGCAGGAACGATCTCTGATCAGCATGTCCGGGTTGCTTTCCCTGAGCATCCGCGCCTTAAGATTAAATATGGAGAAATCTCGGGGATCGACCTTGAAAAACAGCAGGTAAACCTGGCAAATGAAACTCCTGTTTCCTATGATGACCTTATCATTGGACTTGGATGCGAGGATAAGTACCATAATGTCCCTGGGGCAGATGTACACACCTACAGCATCCAGACAATCGAAAAATCACGCCGCACTTATGAAACATTGAACAATCTGTCGCCGGGGTCTGTCGTTGCCATCGTTGGGGCAGGACTGAGCGGCGTTGAACTGGCATCCGAGCTGAATGAAAGCCGGCCGGATCTGAAAGTGAAGCTGTTTGACAGGGGAAATCATATTCTTTCCGCTTTCCCTGAAAGATTAAGCACTTATGTAGAAAATTGGTTTGACAATCACGGAGTGGAAATCATCAACAATTCCAACATTACCCGTGTAGAAGAAAACATCCTTTATAACCATGACGAGCCCCTTCAGTGCGATGCCATTGTATGGACAGCAGGCATTCAGCCAAGCAAGGTTGTCCGTGACCTGCCGGTGGAAAAAGATGCACAGGGCCGTGTCGTGCTTACCAAGCACCATAACATTCCCGGCAATGAACATGTGTATGTTGTAGGAGACTGCGCAAGCCTGCCGCATGCACCAAGTGCACAGCTTGCCGAAGGCCAGGCAGAACAAATTGTCCAGATCCTCCTGAAGCGCTGGAAAGGCGAAGAGCTGCCAGAATCCCTGCCGGTCATCAAGCTGAAAGGCGTCCTTGGCTCACTCGGCAAAAAGCATGGCTTCGGCCTTGTCGCCGAAAGACCGATCACAGGCCGCGTCGCCAGACTGCTTAAATCCGGAATTTTATGGATGTACAAATATCATAATGGCTGA
- a CDS encoding YuzD family protein has translation MDRRSVEIVVYGAEQLCPSCVNLPSSKETYEWLEAAVSRKFADQPFSISYVDIHNPPDDEAKRDFAMRVIEEDMFYPVVLIGDEVVGEGNPKLKTIFAKMEDCGYTPAS, from the coding sequence ATGGACAGAAGGTCAGTTGAAATCGTTGTATACGGGGCAGAGCAGTTATGCCCAAGCTGTGTGAATCTGCCATCATCTAAAGAGACGTATGAATGGCTGGAGGCTGCGGTCAGCCGGAAGTTTGCTGATCAGCCTTTTTCCATCAGTTATGTGGATATACATAATCCTCCTGATGATGAGGCAAAGAGGGACTTTGCGATGCGGGTGATTGAGGAGGATATGTTTTATCCGGTCGTTTTGATCGGCGATGAAGTGGTCGGTGAGGGCAATCCGAAGCTGAAAACGATTTTTGCCAAGATGGAGGACTGCGGTTACACGCCAGCTTCATGA
- the thrB gene encoding homoserine kinase has translation MMEGEMLTIRVPASTANLGPGFDSVGLALSLYLTVEAERAGQWEVVPESSCLEGFPRDSRHLIVQAAKKAAEHYSADLPPCILRVKSDIPLARGLGSSGAAIVAGIELADSLCGLGLSRHEKLSIAGRMEGHPDNVGASLFGGLVIGYQTGEEVLAAAFQHLGIEVLAVVPQEELLTKESRGALPASLTHQESVQAGAAANLLIAALLQGNYELAGKMMQKDLYHQPYRRKLVPHLDMIEEKAAALGVFGTALSGAGPAVVCFIAPEKGDQAADALSRILPQMDVLRLSIDQKGSTVSRHAVSGR, from the coding sequence ATGATGGAGGGAGAGATGCTTACCATCAGGGTGCCGGCAAGTACGGCCAATCTTGGGCCTGGCTTTGATTCTGTCGGCCTTGCCCTGAGTCTATATTTGACGGTTGAAGCAGAGCGTGCCGGCCAATGGGAGGTCGTGCCTGAAAGCAGCTGCCTGGAGGGCTTCCCAAGGGACAGCCGGCATCTGATTGTCCAGGCTGCAAAGAAGGCAGCCGAACATTATTCAGCGGATCTCCCGCCCTGTATTTTAAGGGTGAAAAGCGACATTCCCCTGGCCAGGGGGCTTGGTTCAAGCGGAGCAGCCATTGTCGCCGGTATTGAACTGGCTGACTCGTTATGCGGCTTAGGGCTTTCCCGGCATGAAAAGCTGTCCATCGCAGGGCGGATGGAGGGGCATCCGGACAATGTGGGGGCCTCTCTCTTTGGCGGGCTGGTGATTGGTTATCAGACAGGGGAAGAGGTGCTGGCAGCCGCTTTCCAACATCTTGGCATTGAGGTGCTGGCAGTCGTTCCCCAGGAGGAGCTGCTGACAAAAGAATCGAGGGGGGCTCTTCCGGCAAGCTTGACCCACCAGGAGTCGGTTCAGGCCGGCGCTGCGGCCAATCTACTCATTGCTGCTCTTCTTCAGGGCAATTATGAGCTGGCTGGGAAGATGATGCAGAAAGATTTGTATCACCAGCCCTACAGGAGGAAGCTTGTTCCCCATCTTGACATGATTGAAGAGAAAGCAGCAGCTCTTGGCGTCTTCGGAACCGCCTTGAGCGGAGCGGGGCCTGCAGTGGTTTGCTTCATTGCCCCTGAAAAGGGAGATCAAGCTGCAGATGCTCTCAGCAGGATACTGCCGCAGATGGATGTGCTGCGCTTATCCATTGATCAAAAGGGCAGTACAGTATCCCGGCATGCAGTTTCAGGCCGTTAA
- the thrC gene encoding threonine synthase: MRWEGLLSAYKEYLPVNDETPMLSLNEGNTPLIKLNRISQEWGIELYVKTEGSNPTGSFKDRGMVMAVAKAKEAGSSTVICASTGNTSAAAAAYAARAGMRCIVVIPEGKIAMGKLAQAIMYGAEIISIEGNFDEALAMVRSISETEPVTLVNSVNPYRLEGQKTAAFEICDQLGSAPDILAIPVGNAGNISAYWKGFKEYNRAKQTGLPRMFGFEAEGAAAIVHDRIFAEPETIATAIRIGNPASWQLAVDARDESEGKIDEVSDTEILGAYRKLAASEGIFAEPASCASLAGIYKKLRQGEIPHGSRVVAVLTGNGLKDPNTAIDTSLVKPILLPNELEAVAGHIRGAVHT, from the coding sequence ATGCGATGGGAAGGACTTTTGTCTGCCTACAAGGAATATCTGCCGGTGAATGATGAAACACCGATGCTCTCCCTAAATGAAGGCAATACACCGCTGATCAAGCTGAACCGGATATCCCAGGAATGGGGCATCGAACTGTATGTGAAAACGGAGGGCAGCAATCCGACCGGCTCATTCAAGGACCGCGGCATGGTCATGGCTGTTGCCAAAGCAAAGGAAGCCGGCAGCAGTACGGTCATTTGTGCATCAACAGGGAATACATCTGCCGCAGCGGCAGCATATGCGGCAAGGGCCGGGATGAGATGCATAGTTGTCATTCCTGAAGGCAAGATTGCCATGGGTAAGCTTGCACAGGCAATCATGTACGGAGCGGAAATTATATCAATTGAAGGCAATTTTGACGAGGCTCTTGCCATGGTCCGCAGCATCAGCGAAACGGAGCCTGTCACTCTTGTGAATTCTGTCAATCCATACAGGCTGGAAGGGCAGAAAACGGCTGCCTTCGAGATTTGCGACCAGCTTGGGAGTGCCCCTGATATTCTCGCAATCCCTGTAGGCAATGCCGGAAATATCAGTGCCTACTGGAAAGGCTTTAAAGAGTACAACCGCGCAAAACAGACCGGCCTTCCAAGGATGTTTGGCTTTGAGGCGGAAGGGGCGGCGGCCATTGTCCATGACAGAATCTTTGCAGAGCCCGAAACAATCGCTACCGCCATCAGGATCGGAAACCCGGCGAGCTGGCAGCTGGCCGTGGATGCGAGGGACGAGTCAGAAGGGAAAATCGATGAAGTCAGCGATACGGAAATCCTTGGGGCATACCGCAAGCTTGCAGCTTCAGAGGGCATTTTTGCAGAGCCGGCTTCCTGTGCATCGCTGGCCGGCATCTATAAAAAGCTGCGCCAAGGGGAAATACCGCATGGCAGCAGAGTTGTTGCAGTTCTTACAGGGAACGGGCTGAAAGATCCGAACACCGCAATCGATACAAGCCTTGTGAAGCCGATCCTTCTTCCAAACGAGCTTGAAGCGGTTGCGGGCCATATCAGGGGAGCCGTGCATACATGA
- a CDS encoding homoserine dehydrogenase, whose translation MEAISVGLLGLGTVGSGVVKIIKNHQDKLMHQVGCPVEVKKVLVQDLNKQREVDIEASLLTGSPEEIIDNPDIDIIIEVMGGIEDTRKHLLKALANKKHIVTANKDLMALYGSELLTAASENGCDLFYEASVAGGIPILRGLADGLASDRITKMMGIVNGTTNYILTKMSQDGSAYEDVLKEAQELGYAESDPTSDVEGLDAARKMAILATLGFSMKVDLVDVKVKGITGVTEEDLQYGKQLGYIMKLIGIAHREGEKVEVSVQPALLAESHPLAGVNNEYNAVYVYGEAVGETMFYGPGAGSLPTATAVVSDLVGVMKNLRLGVNGKSAVSPQYPKKLKDPSEIYSKYFLRLHVKDEVGVFGELTSIFSKHSVSLEKILQLPVEEKGLAEIVLVTHQSSLKDYEDILSSLEDLPAVKTIESSYRVEGSGS comes from the coding sequence GTGGAAGCTATTTCAGTTGGGTTGTTAGGATTGGGAACTGTCGGATCAGGTGTTGTGAAAATCATTAAAAACCACCAGGATAAGCTGATGCATCAGGTAGGCTGTCCGGTTGAGGTTAAAAAAGTGCTGGTGCAGGATTTGAATAAGCAGCGCGAAGTGGATATTGAAGCCTCCCTGCTCACAGGAAGCCCGGAGGAAATTATTGATAATCCGGATATCGATATTATCATTGAGGTCATGGGGGGGATTGAGGATACAAGGAAGCATCTCCTTAAGGCGCTTGCGAATAAAAAGCATATTGTAACAGCCAATAAAGATTTAATGGCATTGTACGGTTCAGAGCTTTTGACTGCTGCTTCAGAAAATGGCTGCGATTTGTTTTATGAAGCCAGTGTTGCCGGGGGAATCCCTATTTTAAGAGGGCTTGCAGATGGATTGGCCTCTGACCGGATAACTAAAATGATGGGCATCGTTAATGGGACAACCAATTATATTCTAACGAAGATGAGCCAGGATGGCAGCGCCTATGAAGATGTGCTGAAGGAAGCCCAGGAGCTCGGATACGCCGAAAGCGACCCGACCTCAGATGTGGAGGGGCTGGATGCTGCAAGGAAAATGGCGATCCTGGCCACACTCGGCTTTTCGATGAAAGTTGATCTGGTTGATGTGAAAGTAAAAGGAATCACAGGGGTAACGGAAGAAGATCTGCAGTACGGAAAGCAGCTCGGCTATATTATGAAGCTGATCGGCATTGCCCACCGCGAAGGGGAGAAGGTTGAGGTCAGCGTACAGCCGGCGCTTTTGGCAGAATCCCATCCGCTTGCCGGGGTGAATAATGAGTATAATGCAGTCTATGTATACGGGGAAGCGGTTGGAGAAACGATGTTTTACGGCCCTGGTGCAGGGAGCCTGCCGACTGCTACAGCAGTTGTCTCGGACCTTGTCGGTGTCATGAAAAATCTGAGGCTGGGCGTTAACGGGAAGAGCGCTGTCAGCCCGCAGTATCCGAAGAAGCTTAAAGACCCGTCCGAAATATACTCTAAATACTTCCTGCGGCTTCATGTTAAAGATGAAGTGGGTGTCTTTGGCGAATTGACATCTATTTTTTCCAAGCATTCCGTCAGTCTTGAAAAAATCCTGCAGCTGCCTGTGGAAGAAAAGGGGCTGGCCGAAATCGTCCTCGTCACCCATCAATCTTCTTTGAAGGATTATGAGGACATCCTGTCCAGCTTAGAGGACCTGCCTGCTGTAAAAACGATTGAGAGCTCATACAGAGTAGAGGGGAGTGGAAGCTGA
- a CDS encoding 2-hydroxyacid dehydrogenase has translation MMKDRVYITRKLPEETISGLKEHYHVEMWDKEDIPVPAEVLREKAKEASALLTMLSDSIDGDLLAEAHRLKVVANLAVGYDNIDVKAAAEKGITVANTPDVLTDTTADLTFALLMAAARRITESAEYVKEGKWKSWSPLLLAGQDIHHKTIGIVGMGNIGQAVAKRAKGFDMNILYHNRSRRPEAEEKLGAVYASFEELCEQSDYVVCLAPLNESTKNLFTEEAFRRMKNSAIFINAGRGAIVDEDALYRALLDGEISGAGLDVFVKEPIGKDHPLLSLSNVVALPHIGSSSTETRMEMARLCAENINLVLSGKQAKTPVHI, from the coding sequence TTGATGAAGGATAGAGTGTATATTACAAGAAAGCTGCCGGAAGAAACGATTTCCGGCTTAAAAGAGCATTATCATGTGGAGATGTGGGATAAGGAAGACATACCTGTTCCGGCTGAGGTTCTCAGGGAAAAGGCTAAAGAGGCATCGGCGCTGCTTACGATGCTTTCAGATTCCATAGATGGTGATTTGCTGGCGGAAGCGCACCGATTGAAGGTTGTAGCCAACCTTGCAGTCGGTTATGACAATATTGATGTGAAGGCTGCAGCGGAAAAAGGGATCACTGTGGCGAATACCCCTGATGTGCTTACTGATACTACAGCTGATCTGACCTTTGCTTTATTAATGGCGGCAGCCCGGAGGATCACGGAAAGCGCAGAATATGTGAAAGAGGGGAAATGGAAGAGCTGGAGTCCGCTCCTTCTTGCCGGCCAGGATATCCATCATAAGACCATCGGGATTGTTGGAATGGGGAATATCGGCCAGGCTGTGGCAAAGCGGGCAAAAGGCTTTGACATGAACATCCTTTATCATAACAGATCAAGAAGGCCTGAGGCGGAAGAAAAGCTCGGAGCTGTCTACGCTTCATTCGAGGAGCTGTGCGAGCAGTCGGATTATGTTGTATGCCTTGCACCGCTGAATGAGTCGACGAAAAATCTTTTCACCGAAGAGGCCTTCCGAAGAATGAAGAACTCCGCCATTTTCATTAATGCAGGCCGCGGCGCCATTGTGGATGAAGACGCACTTTACCGTGCTCTTCTTGATGGGGAAATCAGCGGAGCCGGGCTTGACGTCTTTGTAAAAGAACCAATTGGAAAGGACCATCCTCTCCTCAGTCTGTCCAATGTTGTCGCCCTTCCGCATATCGGCAGCTCCAGCACGGAAACCAGAATGGAGATGGCCAGGCTTTGCGCCGAAAACATCAATCTTGTTTTATCAGGCAAGCAGGCAAAAACGCCGGTACATATTTAA